TGTTAGTATCTGAATTTCAGGTTTCTCAGTAGGTGAGAACATGGTACTTTGGAGAACACCTGAGCAGTGCTTGCAACAGATACTGAACAAATGTGTTACTATTTTAAAACCTTCCTATTTTTATTGCTACCTAAAAAGGGCTCTTGTTGCTAAGACCATATGTCCTCTACAAACTTGTCAAATGTGGTAGCAATTTAAAACTCTATTTTGAGGACATGCCaatttaattaaaacaaattagTATTTTTTTTTGTACTGGAACCACAGTCAGTCTTGATTAATGTCCCAATTTCATATTTTATTTTTGCATATGCTTTTTTCACCTCCCTCTGCTTTGAATAACCACAAATCAAAAACCTATGACTGACTGAAAAAAATGAAGAATCAGAGAGAAAGCCCTTTAAGCATTAGAAATGGGGAGTACATCTGTTTGAAAGCTACTGGGTAGGGATGAGAAACAgtttcttgttaatttatatacCTCCCACTCTTTCCAATATGTATATCATAAAGTTGTCCACCACATCTAAACTTTTATTTTTCCCATTCATTTGAGAAGTATTGTTCTCTTATGATTAATAGATTAGAGTGAACAGCTTGAACACCATAAAGGCCTGTCTTTCAAGTGCAGTGGGTATCTATGGTAGATGGATGGATTTATTGTCTTCAATTGGAGCAGAACTGAATTTTTCCCAATGTCTTTTTAGCAAAACTAATATAAATATGACTTTTGCTAGCATGAAGTTGCCAATGCTGTTGTCCAACAATGAATCAGTAATAAGCAAGTGATTAACTAGAAAAGGGAATGTTCATTAGTACTAGGAGTGGCATTGTTTATGGATGTTATTGTTAACTGATTCTTATAACATTTCAACCTTCTTGTCTTATTTAACCTCACAAATGCCCTTGTGAGGTAGTTAGACTGAGGGACAGCGACTTGCCCAAGGTGAGCTAGgtaagaatttgaacctgggttcctGGCACACAACCTTAACACTCCAGCTATTGCACCACACTGTCCAATATCTCCAGCCTCTTTTTCCCTGGTCTAGATTACTTTCCATTCCAACTTTTGTTTTCTTCAGGTGGAACAGCCACTGGTACATACAGAACTATGTAGCTGCATTAAAGACATTGGAACAATTCACATAAGAAAACATTGTTAACCCTATTAGGATACCAGGTCTATTTTTTAGCTCCATAGAGTAATAAGAAAAATTCTACCAGATGTGACTTCTTTTATCACTTCAACACACTGATGAGGAAAACCTTGAAGGTACTCAAGTTTTCGTGTTGTCTTGATCTGACAATCTGGAATGCTATATATACAAATGATAGACCAGATCAAACCTAATGAAGTAACTGGGGAGATTCTGCTGGTTTATGTATATACTCAGTCACCTCAGTTTCTTTGCCCTCTAAAATCCCACTACAGCAAGAAGGACACCCTTTTCTTACATTTGATAAGAATGCCTGCATATCTCcttgattaatttttaaaaatctgtcaaTAATTTAATTCTGAAAGCCTTGACATTAATGGAACACATTTTATGTAATTCCATTACAACAATTCTAACaaagtttattttctttttttaaaaagttttcttaaAAGTGTGGTATAAAAAAAACTTCCTCTACACAAATGTATACTCCATTAGCTCTACTACACAGGCTGAATACTGTAGAATAAATTAGATTTAGCTATAAGCTTTGATATTTACTTAACAAAGGAACAAAgtatttcccctccttccccccctttatttCATATTATGCTTAATACATACAAGCACATACATGTGTTTGCATGCGCCAGATACCACACTCTGACCCTGAATGAAATGGAACCACAAAGGGCATCACAAAGCTGCATGTTTGTTGCATTCATGGACCTTTCGCCACCGCtttgctttcttccctctcctGCATCTAACTGAAGACTGGTGCTTTTAGGAGCCTATCATATCTTAGGCAGTGAGTACTACCTGGGAATTCAGCATGCCAGGTACAGGGTTCCCCCCTGCCACAAACACATATACCAACCCTTTTTGAACTGGCGGTGTAGCCAATTTGTGGGCAAAAACATGCTTCTGAACATAAATTGTCTTCTTTGGATCATGGTTACTGGATTTTGGCTGACAACAAATGCCCCTGCTGTGCTTCTTTATCATCCTTCTTGCCCTCAAGGTGCTAACATAGTATATTGGTCAATGTAGATGGGAATTTAATTCTTTTGCCTGTTGCTATAAGTTGAAAACACATCAGTGCTTTGCTAGCCAGAAGACTCCTGAAGCAAAACATTCCTTTTCAACTGATAACATATTAGAAAACTGCTACCCCCAAAgtcttttccaacacagacctggcaaccctaaattaggcTGAAGGGAGGTTTAAACTGTGCTGAGAAAGTGGCTGGATCCACTCCAATCTTGTATTTGAAAGTAGCATTTGGTAAAATCTTTGCTACTACTGGGGACAATTTGAGTTGAGCTCTTAATAACATGGATTTCAGGAGTTCACCAAGAGTTAATCATCATCAAAAAGGAAACTTCTGTTTTCATCCTCTTTCAACAGTGACaaacttttttttgcttttagaGTTATTTTTTAAATGACAATTTTTGGCCATTTGTTGGAGCCAAAGTGAGTTGAGTGAAAATGCATAAGCACCAATGATTGTGTGCATTCACATGAGAGATTGGAGAACACATCCACACTGACAACCTCAAGAGAACATTTTGCTGCTCAGTCAATATGGGCAACAACAGATATCACAGAATGTGAACAGATTAAAGATGTTCGGTATGTTGGCCAATTGGCATGTCTAGCCTCCATGTCAGTGTTGTACAATGTCTGGGCGATGTGCACAAAGCCCCTGGATAGGAAATATATGCATTGGCTTATCAATGTGCATAATATCCAATTGACCTTCTTCATGTATTCATATTCTCCATCATCATTTGAAAGATATTTATGTTGATTGGGCAGTGCATTTATGTTGTCAAGTTGCATACATTCTATATACCTTCACCACCTTCACATGAATGGGCGTAATCTCTGGTGGTTATGCACACTGGCAGTTCAACTCACATTATCCACGCTATACATATATTTAAGCTCCACAAAAGTTACTGGATATTGGTGCAGTGAGGAATACAGGGCTGGAGAAGGGTGCAAAGCTGGATTTAACTTAGAACTTTTTATATTTATGCTGGAGATTTTATTCCTTTCAAATAGAGTGGTATGCTTTAAAATAAGTTTCCTTCACTGGGGAAAAAAGCATTTGATATACTGTGCTTGGCACACAAACATTCATTGTTTTTAAGAACATTAAAAGTGTAGCCCGAAGTGCTTAaactgtatatatacatacatatacaaatATAGATTTCCCCCTTACAAAAAAGTTGTTTTCCAACAGTGTACAGCTGCTGTACATACGAAGGATTCACAACTGAACTACTGGTGGGCCTGAAACAGAATCTTGATTCAGAACACTCTGATAGAGTGTTTGAAATGCATGGCCAAATCTGGAATTCAGTTTTGTGTTCAGGGCACTAAACAAGTTTAAACCATCTAAGAGATCCTAAATGCAGCCAGCCTTGCTGATAACCCTTTAAGCCAGATCCTAACCTATGAATGACACTAGCTAAAAACAGATTGTTTAGAGGCTCACATAAGTGTCTTTGGTGTACACATCTATTCTTTTAAAggtataaaataataaaaattataataaaaataaGTATTTTTGTGTGCTGTAGCAGTTCTTGTATAGCTCACAATAAGTGCAGCCTTTGATTCCCTTCCACCCCCAtccactttccctccccccaaatacttgtTAAATAAGGATTAGACAGATTGAACATTATTGTAGTGcaaatagtaaacaatttaaatttttttctctttttttctcttttttacaaAATATAGAAATGTTTGGCTCCAGTAGCTGGACAAACATGTTCCTTTCAAGTATCTCGTATTGAAGAAAAAATTAAACATGATACTTCCATTTTTTTAAGTCTgggtattttttttctctctctctcaggtaaACAGTTTCAAACCAACTTGGTTGCATAGTTCTAATGTCATAAGCACCTTTACGAAATGAAACTTTgtattttctttcattctctttctttctttatatttttaaacttttttttgcaaaaatagTGCAGAAGATAAAAGGTGTGTACACCTGCGTATTATTGTCCCCTTTaccaatatatatacacaagtGTGTTCAATCTGTGCATGCGCCATAAGAAacctgcacacacacatatgcacacactcACTGCGTCCTTGGTAAACTTATGGGAGAAAAGTGCCAGTGAATGAAACATTCATACACATGGCTTTTCTAAGAATATTAATACCATTTTGGACTTGGCATCCAAATTGTTGCGATTTAGGCAAACTGTCAGGGCTTGAATGCATAGGTAACATAAGGAGGGAAAGCATACCTCCCCTTGTTGCTGATTAAGTGTGAAAATACTATGTAATAAAATATGGATCATATAAGAGAAAATGCCCTTGCCCGCACCGTTTGAATGTTTCTCATCCAAGCCCTGGCGAATGATACCATTCTtcttttctttgtctctctctaagtcattttttttaaaacattgggTGCTGTTTTAGAAATGTAATTGTTTTTCTGGAAATGTGGAGCCCACTGGGTCTTTCCTGTTCCATTTTGAATTGTTTTGTTGAAACTGGTAGAGAGGCAGCCCCGAGCATATATGCAGGTGAGGGTGCACAGTATGCATGCACACCTATGAGCACCCACATTCTTCCACAATCATGTTCTGGATGTCCTTTTTGATGATGTTCTGCCCATCGTCATAATACAGCATAGACATGGGCCGAAGCTTGGTTGGTACACAACATGACTTGAGGTTGGAGATGGGACTGTGGCCTCTCATGCGGTAGTGGTTGATAACAGTGGAGTGGAAAGAAAGGGTTGAGCCAGATGTACCCGCAATATGGGTGGGGCAGTCTCCTTCACAGTAGTTAGCATGATAGCCTGGCGGGGCAATGATCCAGTCGTTCCAGCCAATGTCTTTGAAGCTGACATAGAAGTGTTTCTTGCAGCAGATATTGACTTTGCCATCGCACTCAAGACCCCGCCTCCTCCGTCTGTGCTGACGATCTTCTGAATGTCTGGCTAGCATCATCAGGAAGGGCCTGTGTGAttgttccttctcctcttctcctatATTTTCAccaccttccttctccttcccttctacatcctcttctctttttttcctcttaCCCAGCAGTACCAAGCTGGCTCCAGTTTCTTGACACTGGTCACAAGCAATCCGCACATCCAGGGAATTCCTTCCCTGATCCAGAAGGCGCTGAACACTGCTAGAAACTGGGAAGATGTGCCAGGTACTTTTGCGAGTGTCTACTGCCTTTTCAGAGATAAGCATTTCACCCTTATCTCCCCTTAGCCCTCCATCTTCTTCCATTCCTTGGGAATTACGCTTTGATAGTTTCTGCTGCTGATATAACCGGATGGTCACTTTTGTCCTACTCCTATTGGCTTTAGAGACTTTGAGGAAGAGCCACACATCAGCTTGGGCCACCACTGACAGCTCACTCCCTTCCTTGGAAATTTCAAAATGCAGCATTTTCTTGGCAGGacctataatatttttttttaaatcacaaatATGAGAAAAATCAGTTAGCAGAGGTGCACTGCACATTGTTCTCAAATATACATGACACTATGCAAAGACTAAGTTAAAACGACAGATTCTTGACTGAGGTTTCTTTGCTAACATTAGTAGTAACCAGTTTAAATGATACACCGGGCACAGTGAAAATGTTTTATAGTTCCAAATTCCATGTGGCCTGGGATAGTCTTTAAAGGCTCTTAGTTCATTTTCATGAACGGTATTTGCATGCCATCCCTTCTGTTTGAGTCATGAGAAAACTGGCTGGagtacaaatttttaaaaatgcaaaattgCTCTCACTTTTACAGTCTTTTTATGACAACCACTGTGAGCATGGTCCGAATGGCTACAAACACACAATTGTTTTCCATAGCTACCCGAGGACAGATAATTATCTGCAAATGCACTGTGTGGGGGCCGACGTTTCTCTTCTCTAAGTGGTGATGGGAAACAACTGTATTCATGACCACTGGGATGAAAGAGTTGGGATATGCACAGTTAATACTAAAAACTAATTGGAGCATGAAGATGGGCGTGTTTGCTGAATGTTTTCTGATCTTCGTTGAGGGCCAAAGCATAAATGAATAAACAGTGCATTTGTTTTAATTATCACATATTTAAAATGATATCAGAGACGAAACAGGGAATAATTTTCATCATGTCTTAGTCTGGTGATGTGGGAGGTGAGCACAGAATTGAATGGTTCTATCTGTCCCACCCATTTTGGGCACACTGCCTCTAGGAGGAGACTAAATTTTTAATGTAATCTGCATCTGGGGtacatattttttttgggggggggagtttataTAAAAAGAGGAAAGCAGTGTCTGTGCTTGCATAAATGCTACAACTCAGGCAAATACACAAACCTGATATCTCACAACATGTAGCAAAACCTGGCCAGGGATAGCAAGCGATCTAGGATTTGCACCAGAAAGTTTCCAGTACAAATCCCATTGAAAGAATGAATGAGAGTTGCTCACAGTGTTCTTGTACTACTCCAGTTTATTTTTCTGTGACTTGCACGTAGGAATATTCCTCTGCATCCTACCCTAGGGAAGTCTTTCATACTTTAAGGATTACTGTGTAGTGGAATTCAGATAATCATCTCTGTTGGCAGTTTTAAAGGAAAAGAAGAGTGGGCATTTGCTCAAGATATTTTTGCAATGGGGCATTCCATCTCAGGCAGTTGGATTTGTTAACCTATGgagttatttaaaaaattcttagtAATCTTTCAGTGGCTAGTGATGAAATCACTGGGTATCCTATCACACTAATCAAGtaaaaacttcctttggaggcaGAAGTTCAGAGGTTACTTTTATTAATGTTAACAGGATATTggtctagaatttttttttaaaaaaccctagaaAACATATAAACATTTCAATCATAGTAAATATTCTGGGGTAGCTTCTTGATATTTAAATTGATAGCACTTTTATGTAAATTAATACCACATCTTTCACCTGAAACAAGTatctacaaatattttaaatttgcCAGTTTTACATATatcaaattcagaattaaaatttgCAGTGTGGGTAGCTTTTACCTCCTGATTAATTTTATTTGATCAGGCTTCAAATATGAAAACATGTAAACTTCCATCTGCTAATTACCATTGCTCATTTTCTGTGAAATAATGTCAGATATTTAAAAATACCCTAGTATGACAACTATTGAATATTAATCCTCATACCCAGTGGCTTTCAGGGCATCCTGGATGGTCTGACTGCACATTCTCCATTTAACTCAGTCCCGGTTTCCTTCAAAACTTATCAAGGCCCTTCAAAGAGACAAAAGGAAGCCTGCCAGCCACTataaggctgggtccagacaggCAGCTTGAAGCAACAGCCTCATGTCTTGAagtaagagaaagagaagtatccTGGGAGCAGACAGACTGCACTCAGCCCACTGCTGGGACAGGAATGGGCTGCACATGCCCCAGAGGAGTAGTCAGACTGCTCAAGCACTTGAGTGGCTCTTCCCAGGCactccccagccattcagacagctgggaaaggtgGCAGGGAAATGCCCTGGCAATTTGCCACCACTTAGGAAGCAGTAGCTTTTTTGGGCCCTTCAACAACACTGCAGGATGGGGTGCGTATGAGAGTGGGATGGTCTCCAGATGTTTacatttggacttgattttttaatttgTCTGGGGACCGTCCCTGTATTGCCTGCTGGCCTGGACCCAGCCTAAGTCTCCCTTGTCAGTGCCACATAGAAATGTATTATATGGTACACTTTAATTACACAAAGGGAGATGGTGAAACTCAGCAGGCCTTTTAACTGGAGCCTGCATCTTAGGGCATGTCCCAACGTCTTGGAGTTCTGTAGCAGATGCTTTGGTGAATTagtcagtttgtttgtttgtttgtttgattgatttgatttgtatcctgccctccccaccgaagcaggctcattttGGAAAGCATTCTCTAATAGTAGAAAATTCGAGAACCACTATCATATGCATTTGCTATCAGTACTGGCATGTGAAATATCTAATTACTGTTTGCATATCAGTTATTGAATGTGGTCGAATATAAAGTCTTGAATATATAGGATTGAAATCAAATATACAGAATATTTAGCAAGTCTGTGAACATTCAGAGATCATCTGCATAATATTCAGCATTAAATTACTCAAATGAGAATTTTAAGGAGCAAAATTGTTTCAGCcctaaataaaacttttttgcaCATGTTACATTTAGCTCAGAAGTAGCCCTAAATTCCCCTCTCTTGAAACTTCCCCCAGACAGTCCACTGAGTGACTAGTACATTCCCTACAGGATTACTTAAGAGTAGGTAGGTTAAGAGTACCATTGTCGGATGCACTGTAGTAAGATCTTACTTCTGACCCGTCAATCTGCAGAAAGTACTATTAACTTCAGACCACAGAAGACAATCTGAAGTCTCACGCATGTTTGTGTCTCCAGCCTCAAATTTCTCTTGCCAGTAGCCAGTCAAAGAAGCGGATGGTTGTGCAATGGAGCTAGATTTTGGTTATTGAAGCCAGTTCTTATGAATCAACACCAACTGCAGAGTCTGCTCTTAATTTAACATGCTGTGTCTATTATTACTGCAGCAACAGTAACTCTCCTTTGAAATTAGCATATTTATTAGATGATTCTCTGGCCTAGGTATGTAAACTTGCAACTGATCTTGTCGTCGTCAATTGTGATTATCACGAGAGCCGCCGGCATGATGTAATGGTTGGCATGTCACATCAGGATCTCAAGAGACTCActattcaaatccctgctctgccatggaaactaaCGGGATAGCCAtgtgccagtcactctctctctcagcctaacttacctcatagagatgttgtgagggtaaaatggagaaggaaagaatATTGTAAGCCATGTTGGGTCCTCACTGAGGacaagagcagggtataaatcaagtaaataaaataattaaaataaaataaatgattgtGATAATGAGAAGGAAATTGATGTTATAGAGTTTTAGCTCCCTGGCAGTAATTTACCTTGAGCTGTAACTTTATGGTTTTATTAAATGGAAAATTATGAAAAAAGATAGCTGTAAAGGCTCAGAAGCGCTGTTCTGTAGTGTGATCTGTAGACAATGAAGAAAATGAAATGTGAATGAATTAGGCTCACAAGTTCAGTTCTGAATATGGTATGAAAAGGGATTGATGCTGTGCtatggggttctcctttcttctcccctcttACCCACATCTTCTTTTTTAGTTTTCTAGTAAAGTGTAACATGTAATAGACATTTTGTTTACAACCTCTAACAATAGTTTGCTATGATTAGTGCTCTCCCTCCCAGTCAGAATTTATGGTTTGagatgaaacatcagaacaaACTGTGGTTAGCACAAAGCAGaaatttgaaagggggggggggtaagtagGAATAGGGGCGTCAATTTGAGTCtggagaaaccccacccccaaacaggtgaTGATGTCATTAGCAGGTGGCATTGTGCTGGGGATGTCACGCAGtgacgctctggttttggggcaaactctatggttttgaaggcaaaaaaatacAGTTTTGCTCCAAACCCAGAGCATCATAGTGACATCATTGCAATGCCCtgttgactccccccccccccgaacatcccccaaagccccctgctGCAATGCcaaggggacctgacaaccctagtagggaagggaggaaaatcttCAAAATTATGGTTTGGAGATTCCTCTGAGTTTTTGACTTTTTTAAAATTGAAGTGCTCCTTATTGGCAtatttgctgggggtgggggttagaTTGAGGAAAAATCCCACTAAATGGAATGCCATCCACCTCTAGATCTGAATGCTGCAACAGAGTTCAGAAGAAGGATAGATTTTGACTTCAAAGCCAAATATCCCATAAACAAGGGGTCAAACATGTGGTCAGTGGGCCAGATCAGCCTCCCAGAAGGTTCctgtcaggcccatgagcaactcactgtcatttgcATCCTttgccctctctcttacttccttctgcattgcagtttgctttgccaagcttgcttaatcacacagcagcaacagagcaaagccactattttctccattggctgaggctcctccttggggggaagggggagagggagagtgcTTTCTTTGCTATGTGCTacaacaatgtctgtgctgttgcACGCcaaagattgctacagcacagacattgtctccagtttttgattcagtaattcatagcaagaggtgtcagttatcagagatagttaaataaaatattgcaagagtgctagtgttttaagcatgttttatttaaaaaaaaatctttgtgtgtgtctgtgtcctttataaagtttatatctctgctacctgacaatacattttatgatacaaatggcctggcctgacaaggtcgcatttatttcagatctggtcctcataacaaatgagtttgacacccctgcctgcCATAAACACTGCATAAtgcttaaaattaaacaagtgtTCTCAATGTTGTCTGCAATGTTAAAAATGCCCAACCCAagaagaaaactgaagaaaggtgAAGCTGCAGAAAAATGgattgatgtagggttgccagcctccaggtggggcctggagagctcccacttttacaactgatctccaggtggcagagatcagctcccctggagaaaatggctgttttgaaggttggcatttagggttgccaattctcaggtgggagcaggggatccccccatttggaggccctccccctgcttcagggtcatcagaaagggggaagagggaaatatttgctgggcactccattattctctgtgtggaccaattcccatagggtataatggagaattgatctgtgggtatttgggggttctgggggggggagtgttttttgaggcagagatacctaatttgcagcatagcatgcaatgtctctcctcaaaacaccctccaagtttcaaaaggattggaccaggggttcaattctatgagccccaaaagtaggtgcccctatccttcattatttccagtggagagaaggcatttaaaaggtgtgcggttcctttaaatatgatggccatgactccctttggagttcagatatgcttgtcacaatcttactCCTGCCTCTACCTTAATGtatcctcgctccacccccaaagtccccagatatttcttgatttggaccagGCAAGCctaatggcattgtaccatgccgagacccctccccaaacccaccctcttccggctccacccctgaaatctccaggtattttccaacacagacctggcaaccacagAGTAGAAGCATATATTTTGATAAATGCTGAAAAGAGAAAATCTTGTCAAATTTTTTATCTTGCTTACTACAGTATGTTAGAATAGAAGCATCAAACAGAACATTTTCATAACGTTATTACATCTGACAGAAGGAAAGCAAAATTGAGTTTTCAAGTAGCTGTTCACCTGTAGTGAACAGAAGTGTTTCCATGTAACCAGGCAGAAAAACAGAAACCGCTCCCTctttgaattcccccccccctttgttagtCTGAGCTAAAGCAACACTTTCCAGTATATAATTAGTAGATGTTTTCTTATGTGTGGTCTTGCATTTGACACAATACATCCCTCTTAGAAGAGTCATGCAGCCTCATTTCATTCATCCAGTGTCAGACATagactgccctgacctgggtggctcaggctagtCTGACCTCATCAGAAgttaagaagggtcagccctggttagtattggatgggagaccaccaaggaagggtggctaatagggttgccaagtccaattcaagaaatatctggggactttgggggtggagccaggagacattggggggcagagccaggagcaagggtgtgacaaacataattgaattccaagggagttctggcgatcacatttaaagggacagcacacctttttaaatgccttccttccataggaaataatgaaggatagggacaccttttggggcttatagaattggaccccctggtccaattgttttgaaacttggggggtgttttgaggagagacattgcatgctatgctgcaaattaggtttctctgcctcaaaaagcatccccccagaacccccagatacccgcagatcaattctccattataccctatgggaattggtccacacagggaataatggagtccctagcagatatttccctcccccccccctccgctttctgatgaccctgaagcagggggagggcctccaaactgggggatcccctgctcccacctgggaattggcaaccctaaatgccatggagtccaccattcaaatcaattccccattataccctatgagaatcgatctccacacagggaataatgaagtgcccagcagacatttccttccctttccccgcccccgtttctggtgactctgaagcaagggattggcatctctactctcgagttgcagccaacttcttcaaagtaacatagacacaccatcccaagaggaagcctttccaatcgaagactgaagcctctggaggtggaaagtcacatggtggctttgggggcggagctttcCCCGTCGGTCAGCTGaccgggggcgggaaggagcctgggaaagcgaaagaaccccggctgggacctggggattggcaagcctagtggctacacagaggaatgcaacagcagaccacctctgttagtctcttgccttgaaaaccctacagggtcaacataagtcagctatgactttgatcacactttacacacacacacacacacacacagtaga
This portion of the Heteronotia binoei isolate CCM8104 ecotype False Entrance Well chromosome 10, APGP_CSIRO_Hbin_v1, whole genome shotgun sequence genome encodes:
- the INHBA gene encoding inhibin beta A chain translates to MPLLLKRRFLLVLCWIIVRSSPTPGSEGHSSVTDCPSCALATLSKDVPSSQPEMVEAVKKHILNMLHLRDRPNITQPVPKAALLNAIKKLHVGKVREDGYVEIEDDIGRRTEMNELVEQTSEIITFAESGPAKKMLHFEISKEGSELSVVAQADVWLFLKVSKANRSRTKVTIRLYQQQKLSKRNSQGMEEDGGLRGDKGEMLISEKAVDTRKSTWHIFPVSSSVQRLLDQGRNSLDVRIACDQCQETGASLVLLGKRKKREEDVEGKEKEGGENIGEEEKEQSHRPFLMMLARHSEDRQHRRRRRGLECDGKVNICCKKHFYVSFKDIGWNDWIIAPPGYHANYCEGDCPTHIAGTSGSTLSFHSTVINHYRMRGHSPISNLKSCCVPTKLRPMSMLYYDDGQNIIKKDIQNMIVEECGCS